From Yersinia hibernica, a single genomic window includes:
- the npr gene encoding PTS phosphocarrier protein NPr, whose translation MTVKQTVEIKNKLGMHARPAMKLFELVQSFDAEVMLRNDSGTEAEASSVIALLMLDSAKGRQIEVEATGPDEIQALAAVIELFNSGFDED comes from the coding sequence ATGACTGTCAAACAGACCGTTGAGATCAAAAACAAGTTGGGGATGCATGCCAGACCCGCCATGAAATTGTTCGAACTGGTTCAGAGTTTTGATGCAGAAGTGATGTTACGCAATGACAGCGGCACCGAAGCCGAAGCCAGCAGTGTAATTGCACTGCTGATGCTCGACTCCGCCAAAGGCCGTCAGATTGAGGTGGAGGCCACTGGGCCTGATGAGATTCAAGCATTGGCGGCAGTGATAGAATTGTTTAATTCGGGGTTTGATGAGGATTAA